TCTCTTAAATCATAAATAAAATTTTTACGCTGTCGTTCGTATTTACTTTGTGACTCGTTCTTCAATTTCTGATGCCCTTCTTCCCATTTGGAGATTAATAACTGTGAAAGTGCTTGTCGCATTTTCGGATTAGCTTGAATTTTTTTTAGGTAATAGAAGTAGCTATCGCGCGCATGTTGTGCGCGTAGGGCATGTAAATTGATTTGGTTGTTCATTTCTTTCTCAGAGAAGATAGGTTCATTTTCTCCTATCCCAGCAAAAGTTTGCTTTACAAACTCGATGTCATTCGGCAGAATATATTGCATTTGTTTTTTTCCGCCTTTGCCACGTTTAACAAGGACGTAACAATTTCCATACTCATCTTCTATTAAATCTGACCCGGTAAGGTTTTTTAATTCGTTCCGACGAATTCCAACAACTTTTTGAAATTGAATCAGCCGAGAGAAGAGAGAGTTCAATTCTTGTTTTTTCCCTTGTTCGTTTGACTCACGTATTCGTCCGCGAACGATTTTATCACTTGAGCGCTTTTGTTTTCTAATTCGGTTTAAATTGATACCGGAAGCTTTAGCTATTGGAGCTAAATATGTGTGGATAGTGGCAGGAGTGTATTGCTTTGGATCATTTTTTAAGTCGTCGTGATATGATTGAAGAACTTCTTCTGTAATATCAGAAATTTTCTTTATTCCATTAACCTTAGCCCATTTTGAGAATCGAGTTGCTGAACGTTTGTATGATGTTCTAGATGTATTATTTGTAACATTTTTTGTTGCTGCGACGAAAATGTCGTGTTTTAATGAATTTCTTTTTCTTGGCATTTTCTTTCTCCTTTCTTTCTTAAAAATGCTTGTTACTGTTAAATTGCCTCCCACCCTTTTTTGTAGAATGAGCTGGGTATGCTCGGAAAAATACACGTTGAGGCTGCCTGTTAGGACTAACGTTTTAAGTAAGATTCAGTAATCACCGTTTTCTTATCTAATGTATTTTTCTATGTCATTGGATTGGTTATTTTTCAAATTTACTTATTACTTTTTACTACTATTAAACACTTATTTTTGTACCATTTTTCTTGATAAATGGTTATTCTGTACGTCATTCCATTCCGTAGAATAACCATTTATTTCATTATTTTTCGATCTCTTTTCTTAAGTCAATGACACCTTAAAAAAGAGAACAATGTCAATTGAAAATGTATTTTCACCGAGCCCAGTGTACTATTCAAATGATAAAGTTTTACCATCTCCTTTCTCTATTCGCTCAATATATTCAATATTATTATGTCGCTTTTTCAAAAAAATAAAAAAACGAAAAACATTTTCGCTTACATGGATTCGCAACACGATTTTTTTGTTTTGAAAAAAGTGGCATACTCAATATAGAAGAAAAAGGAGGCATATCATGTGATATTTAAAATACAAATACTTACTTCAATATGGATTCGAAAACAGTAAAGGAGGATCGAAAATGTTAGAATCCCACAGAATTATTATCAAATTTTTGAAACAAACGATTTTAGAAACAGACATTAAAGCAATGGATTATGGTCATGAAAAAGATTTTGCGATTATCCCGGGAACATTTGATAATGATTATTATGATTTGTTGCTTGAAAATGATGGTTGTGACATTCACTTTAAAATATATTATGAAACGGAAGAATCGGATTGTTTTGTTACGATAGACTTAGAAGATGGATTGCACGAATCAATCCATGTGAAATTTAATTTTTCAAATTGGAAAAATGATTTTCATCAATTTCGCATTACTATGAAAATTATTTTGGAACATTATGTGATTGGATTATGGACTGAAGCGATGGCAGAAATGGAAGTTATTGGAATTGAAAGATTTGTTGAGAAGTATCTAAATATATAATCTTATTTGTTGCAAGAGTGGTTTAGTAAAAAACTAATGGTACTGAGTATTAGGACAGATTTTTACGGAACTAGATCAGATTGTATTTAGATTTATGAAGGATTGTGAGACTTTGGGTGAATGTCAAAAAGAAGTTTAGTAAATACAAAATATGTAAACAGAACCGCAGTAAATTATCTGCGGTTTTCTTGTATTCTGATTATCTGTCAGTATCAGACACCATGTATTGTAAATGAAATTTAAGTTCTGTTCATGCTTTGACTTTTTGAGAGCTAAGTTACATTATTTCAGGTAACTTCAAACACTCTCAGAAATAGTTAAAGTTAGGCATAGAAAATGGTATAATAGGTGGAGATATAAACGTTTTCAAGGAGTAGGTTTTGGAAGAGAGCTTAATTAAATCAAAACAACGTGTTCAAAAACATGGAGAAGTCTTTACACCTGCTTGGATGGTTCAGAAAATGCTGGATACTCCTGGAGTGAAAGAAGCTTGTGAAAGTGTATATAAGACCTTTTTAGAGCCATCTGCAGGCGATGGAAATTTTTTGCAAGCTATTTTAGAGAGAAAGCTAGAGGCTGTGGTCAGACAGTATGACAAACGAAATTGGAAAACAAAGTCTTTGATTGCTCTCTCGTCCATATATGGCATAGAGTTTTTAGAAGATAATTTGGAAGTGGCACGTTCACGGATGTTTCTTTGTTATTTAGATTGGTACGAGCAAGCTTTTGGAACTAGACTAAATAGCAAAAATGATATCTATCAATCAGCACACTATCTTATTCATAAAAATATTGTGAGAGGAAATACCTTGACTCAGCAGCATCCAGTCACAGGGGAGCCTATTAGGTTCAATGAGTGGCAACTGGTCAAAGGGCATCCAAGTTTGGTAAGAAAAATCCCTTTTGCACTTTCAGAACTTTTGGGTAAGGAAGTAGAAGACGATCGGACAGTCGTAGAAGGACAACTGAGTTTTTTTGATATAGATGATGAATTTGTTATTGAGAATGAATCTGTTGAAAAAGCAGATGTGATAAAAGAGATAACCATTCAAAAAGTGTATTTACTAGGAGATTAGGCTATGATTTCAAATTTTGAATTTTTGGCAATTGATATAGATACAGCTGAGCTTTTTAGAACCATAAATATGGCTGAAGAAAATTATACACATGGGGATTATGAAGGCACGCTAACTAAGGTAAGAAAAGTTGCTGAGAATACAGCGAGGTTGGTTGCCGATAGAGAATATTTAGATATTAGTGAGCGCGCCACCTTTAATGACGTACTAAGAGAGATAAGAGACTTTATTCCCAATAAAACAATCGTCGATCACTTTTATGATATCAAGGGAAAGGGGAATAATTCTGCCCATGTCCTTAATCCAGAAGATGCGACAAAAGAAAATGCCTTAAAATCACTAAAACAAGTCTTTGACATACTAGCTTGGGTCATGCTGACCTATATTGAACCGGATATTAAAGCCAGTGCAATTGGTCAGTTTTTAGAACCGAGAGCACAAGAAATGTACACTACGGCTGAGCGGAAGTTTATCTATATTCAAACAGTTAACAATGAAAGTGGACTATTTAATGCCTTTGAAGGGACTCAAAAAATTGGTGAGGGTAGCGTTTCTTCGGATGATATTGAGACAGATTGGTCTCCAAATAGTGACTTTTTACGTACTGTTGCCCCAAAACGTATTAATCAATACATGAAAACATCTGGTCTGCCTTATACGCTTGGTTGGGTAGAGCTTGCTTACAAAAAGGCGACCAAGTCCTGGTTCCATGATTATGATGTGCATAATGTCTTGAAGCGTTCAGGGATTAAACAGGCTGAACAACTGGAAGGAACAGAGTGGTTCAAGACGGATTTAGAGACAGCTAAGGCTGCTATTAAAGCTGTTAAAGAAGGTAGAAATTATCTAAATATTACTGCCAAAGAATCATTTATTGAAGAACCAGTTATCACCCTTCGTCCAGAACAAGAGGCAGCGGTCGAGCAGACGCAAAAAGTCTTTAAGAAAAAAGACCGAATGCTCTGGAATGCTAAAATGCGTTTTGGCAAAACTCTGACGTCCTTGCAATTAGTCAAGAATGAGGCTTTTCAAAAAGTTCTCATCATGACTCATCGCCCTGTTGTGGCGCATTCTTGGTTTGATGATTTCAAGAAAATGAAGATGAGCGCCGATGGGTATGATTATGGCTCAGTCAATCAAGGAGAAACGCTTGAAAACCTGAAGCGAGGAGAAAAACCTTTTGTGTATTTTGCTTCAATCCAATTGCTTCGGTACAATGGTGGACAAGCAAATCTGAAAGATTTTGTAGATGTGGATTGGGATTTGATTATCATTGATGAGGCACACGAGGGAACGCAAACCGAGCTCAGTGACACCGTTATGAAAGAATTGGTCAAAGAGCATACAAAGATACTTGAACTATCTGGGACACCTTTCAATCTTTTGGATCAATTTGACGAGGAGCAAGTCTATACTTGGGACTATGTCATGGAACAACAGGCTAAGAAGAAGTGGGAATTAGAACGTCCAAGTGAGCCAAATCCTTATGAAACTTTGCCCAAAGTATCGATGTACACTTTTGAAATGAAGCATAAGGAACGTTTTTCTGATGAGAGTAAATCGTTCAACTTTAGGGAATTTTTCCGTGTGGCTGAGGATGGTCAACTTGTTTATAAGCAAGAGGTTCGCCAATTCTTAGATAATATCACACATCCAGATAGTCGTACGAACTACCCTTTTTCAACGAAGTCTTATCGTGAAGAGTTGCGTCACACGCTTTGGCTTATGCCAGGTGTTAAAGAAGCTAATGCTTTTGAGGACTTGCTTAAAGAACACCCTATTTTCGGGAAAGAATATAAAATTGTTAATGTTGTTCGAGGAGCAAGTAGCGATGATGGAATTGCTAACGATGCGGACATAGAGAAAGTTCGTTCTGCTATTGGTAAAGACCCTTCGCAGACAAAAACCATTACCCTGACGGTTCGTAAACTAACTACAGGTGTTAATATCCCAGAGTGGACAGCAGTCTTGTTTTTGTCAAATACCAATAGTGCCATGAACTACCTACAAGCTGCCTTTCGTGCCCAGACGCCTTTTTCTCATGAGAAATTGGGAATGAAGACGAATTGTTATGTTTTTGATTTTGCCCCTGACAGAGCCTTGACTGTCATGGCGGAGAGTGCCCAGATTAACTCAGGTGTAGGGAAAAAGAATACGCAGGCTCAAAAACAAGCCATGGCTCGTCTTCTAAACTTTATGCCAATCTTAGGGACTTCAGACAATGGAATGAAGACCTACGATGTGGATAGAATGTTGACACAGCTCAAGAAAGTTTATGCTGAAAAGGCAGTGCGGTCAGGTTTTGAAGACGACAGTCTATATAATGACAATCTTTTAACTTTAACTGCTGATGATGCAAGCATGTTTACCAAACTCAATGCTATCGTTGGTAAGACACAGAGTCAAAAAACGCCTAAGAAAGTTGTAATCAATGAAAATGGATTGACAACTGAAGAGCATGAGCAAGCTGAAAAAGCTAAAAAGAAACCAAAAGCTAAACGAACAGCAGAAGATCTAGAGGTTATCGAAAAACAAAAAGAAGCGAAGAAACAGCGGAAAAATATGATTTCTATTTTACGCGGGGTTTCTATCCGTATTCCGATGATGATTTACGGCATGGCAGTCGATTTATCAAAAGACATCACCATTCAGGACTTTATCAAGCAGGTGGATGATGAATCGTGGAAAGAGTTCATGCCAAAAGGTTTCACCAAGGGAATGTTTAGTGAGATTACCAAGTATTATGATGCTGAGGTCTTTATCGAGGCTGGTCGTATCATCCGTCAGCGTGCGAAATCATTTGATGATCTGGACTTCATCGAGCGGGCGGAGCAGATTGCAGAGCTGTTTGGGACCTTTAAAAATCCTGACAAGGAAACTGTACTGACACCTTGGCGCGTGGTCAATCTACAAGTATCTAAGTCAGTAGGCGGATTGAACTTCTATGATGATAACTTTGAGTCGGCGACAGATGGTGCGAGGTCAAATCTTCACTGGGTAGACAATGAGATTACCTCATCTATTTATCAGAGAGAAACTAAAATTTTAGATATCAACTCGAAGACAGGTCTCTATCCCCTTCATAGTGCCATTAGTCTGTATTATCAACGAGTGGCAGAAAATGATGATAACCGTTTTGAAGCTGACCAAGTTTATCAGGAGATTTTAGCGAATAATATCTATGCTATTGCCAAAACACCAATGGCAAAAACCATTACCGAACGTACACTGACAGGTTATAGGAAGTACAAAACCAATGTGACTTACATAGAAAGTCTGACAGATACCCTAAAAACAGATAGTGAGCAAGGTAAAAAACTAGTCGAGGAGGCATTTAACAAGGTGAAATTTGATGTAGTGATAGGAAATCCTCCGTATCAAAATGAAGGGATCGGAGATGTTGCTCGTGATGAGCCAATCTATCATAAGTTTATGGATTTGGCTTATGAAGTTGCGGATAAGGCGGTTTTAATCACACCCGCTCGTTTTCTCTTTAATGCCGGTCAAACTCCGAAAGCATGGAATCAAAAAATGCTGGCTGATGAGCATCTAAAAGTGATTTATTTCTCTCAAAAGTCAGATGAAGTCTTTCCAAATACAGACATCAAGGGTGGCGTAGCTGTAACTTACCGAGATACTAAGGAAAATTTTGGAGCGATTGAAACCTTTACGCCAATAGAATGGTTAAATGACTTGTTTCATTTAATCCGTCATAAAATTAAGAGGTCATTTAATGAATATCTCTACGGACGTAGTAGTTATAAATTGACTAAATTAGTTTATGAGGAAAACCCAGAATTAAAAGGGCGTATTAAACAAAGTGAAGAAAAATCGATTGGTTCAAATATTTTTGATAAATTGCCTGAAATTTTTACGGATAGTCCAAAAAATACAGAGTGTATTCGTATTTATGGTAGACAAAATAATGAACGTGTCTATAAGTGGATAAAGAAGACTTATGTTCAAGAACATGATAATTTGAATAAATACAAAGTTTTACTTCCGAAGTCAAACGGAAGTGGGGCGATAGGCGAAGTTCTATCGACCCCACTCGTGGGTACCCCACTCGTGGGTACCCCACTCGTGGGTCACACACAAACCTTTATTTCTTTTGGTGCTTTTGATACCGAGAGGGAAGCTGAGAATTGTTTGAAGTATATTAAAACAGATATTGCGCGTGCAATGTTAGGAACTTTAAAAATTACTCAGGATAATGCTACTAAAGAAGTTTGGAGCAATGTTCCGTGGTTTGATTTTAATGACTATTCTATCATTGACTGGTCGAAATCTGTTGAAGAGATTGAAAGACAGCTATATGTTTACTTTAATGTACCAGAAAGTATTATTGTTGAACTGAAAGCTAATGTTAGAAGGATGGACTAGAAAAAAGAATGCGTCTAACTCGGACATTGATTGGTCACAATCAGTCGCCGAGATAGACGCACAACTCTATCGAAAATATGGGCTTTCGGATGATGAGCTTGAATTTATTGAAAGTAAAGTGAAGGAGATGGGGTAAGAATGGAAATCTTAACAGCGTTTATTACATCGGGTATTGTTGGAACGCTTGTAGCAGAATATTATCAACGAAAAATGTTAGTGAAGATAACAAAGCGCAATTTTGTGATTGAATTATTTAGTTTACGCCATACGCTAAATCAGGGGTATAATGGGGATTATTCCGAAATAAATAAAGCTTTAGGAAAAATTCCAATTATCTTTTCTGATAACAAAGACGTTCTATCTTGTTATGATGAAATACTGACTGGTGCAGATAATAAAAAATTTCTACGCCTGTTAAAAGCGATGTGTAAAGATAAAAATGTCAAAATAAATATTTCTGACTGGGACGATGAAATGCTGATGAGGACTCTCTTTGTTTAATATTTTGAGATACTCAGGAGCGGTATTAATTATTAAAAATTAGAAATACAGGAGGAACCGTGGAAAAAGGAAAATCAACCAATGCATTGATGAAGCATATTAGAACGATGCATGGAATAGATATAGGTGGTTCTAATCATAAGAAAATGTTGTTGCGAATGGGCTATTATCATGGATATAAGGGCTATCGTTTTTATCAAGAAAGAAGGAATTTATTCTCCTTTAGCCATTTTGATGAAATTATTGCTGTTTATAACTTTGATACTGCTCTCAAAGATTTATTATTTTCACCCTTAGTATCTATTGAAACCTCCATTAAAAATTATATTTTAGATGAGTTGGTCAGTGAGTCAAATCCAACATTTGAAAGTATCTACAGCGAAAAGTTAACAGACTACCATCGTTTTAGTGGTTCAGATAAAACGATGATGTTGAATAATCGGTTAAACCTTCAAAAAAATATTCACAGTAGCGTCCATATGAATTATGGTAAGAATAAAATGGTAACACATAAAATTAATTCAGGGGAACCTATACCGCTATGGGTAATGTTTGAGATTGTTTCACTTGGTAAGCTGGGCGATTTTGTAAAACAAATGCATAAAGAGGATCGAAAAGAAGTGCTCACTAATCTTGGAATATATGACCATATGGATACGAATGCAGATCATTTAACGAATCATATCTTTATTTTGAATGAATTAAGAAATGGTATTGCACATAATCATATTATTTTTGATACTCGCTTTAAGAATCGCAGGATAAATAATACTTTATTAAATGATTTGAGGATTAAATTTGGTATTACCAATATATCATTTAAATCTATAGTCGATTATTTATCTCTTATCATCATGTATCTAAAAGCTTTTGGTTATTCAAAGACGGAACTAAAAAGATTAACAAGAGAATTTAAACGAATTATCATCGATTTGAAGAATGTAATTCCAACTAGTGAATTTAATAGAATTCTTGGGACGGATGCTTTTAATAAACTGAAAAAAATCGATGATTACATTTAAAGAAGTAAGGATAAATAGTTGACGAAAAAATTTTCAAATGGTAAAATAGTAACATCGATAGCGGTGTAGATTGCTAGAGACTACACCTAGTGGCTTCTGAATTCATTTCGGGAGCCATTTTATTTTGCTATCATCACGTAAGGGTTCGTGAGATGAATAAAGGTGTTAAACGTATCTACTCGGAAATGGAATCAGCCTTTCTCCATGAACCAAAATACTCAGAACCTGGAAACAAGGTTGTTCTGACGCTTGAAAATAATATTGTCAGCCGACACCTACGAACCAGAGACAGTTTAGAGAAACAGTTTACTGATTTTGGCGACCTTAATGCGGATGAGCAACTGATTGTCCACTATATGTATAATTCAGGCGAGAGAATGACAACGGCAAAAGCCATTGAGCTTACAGGTAGGAGTCGATCATTTGTTGTTAAATTACTTCATAATCTTCGTGACCTAGAAATCATTACTTGGTTTGGTTCAAGTAAGAATGACCGCAATCAATATTATCTTTTGGTTGATAAGTGATTGCAGTCAGGGTACTATTAGTAATAAGAATACAGTAGAATACAGTAGAATACAGTAGAATACAGTAGAATACAGTAGAATACAGTAGAATACAGAAAAAGCGGTTATCAACAATCAGGTCGATAACCACTTTTTTTCACTTATCCGCTAATTCTTTCAATAATTCATCGTATTGATTCCTAGCATTTTCTAATTCTTTGTCAAAGTCAAAAGTTGGCCCAGCTTTGAGAATGCTGGTTTCTATATTCGGTTCCTCTTTGCAAACTTTTGTAGTACTGATACTCAGTGGAACATTCATTAGCTACGCCTCCCAATTTTGTAACTATATTATACATAGAGTGTGTGAAAATTAAAAATGAATACTTTGGGGTGGTGCATTTTCTAGAATCAAGAATAAGGTAAACTTTGGTATTTTCTGGTCCGATTTTGCTTATTTTGCTCGAAAATTTACCTTATTTTGATGAAATTAGTTGAAATTGGATGAAATTTTAAGTTTTGAAAACCCGTGAAAACGTTGATATTAAAAGCTTTTGAAATTTATTCAAACAAAAGTTTTTAAAACCAGGTCTTAAGAAAGCACGTAAAGCTAGCCAGTTCTCAAAACGTTAATCAAAACCTTATTATACCAACGATTATGGCACTTTTTTGGTGCCAGTTGGTGTTAATTATAATGATAAGTCGTTTAAGAGACTTAAAGCATCGGCATCTTGCTGGTGCTTTTTTTCTGGCATCAATTCTAGATAATACTGTTGTGTTGTTAAGATAGAGTTATGACCTAGACGACGAGAAATATAGTCTAGGCTAATATCTTTTGAAAAGAGAAATGAGGCATGCGTGTCACGAAGTCCATGAAATGTCGTTTTTGTTAATCCCAGCTGTTTTAACAGCTTTTGAAGTTGACTAGCTTGCTTGAATCCATTCCAATCAAAGATATAGCCTTCTTTTGTTTGTGCAAGTTTTGTCACAGCTTGATAAACATCTTCGTTGATGGAAATATCACGCTTAGAATGTTTGGTTTTAAGCTGGGTATCGTCATTAGTTGGACTAATTGATCGAAGAATTTTGATACCATATTCAAAAATATCTTCTTTTTTAATTCCTAAAAGTTCTCCACGCCTTGCTCCTGTCTCAAGGGCGAGAGCAACAAGAACATTAAATTCATCCTCAGTATGACTTAGGCAGTATTGTCTGAGTTTTTTAAATTCTGTGATAGATAGTGGTATATTTCGTTTAGGTTGTTCTTGTCCTTTTGCTTTCAAAAGATGACCAAAGTCATTACTAATCAAACCACGAGCATACGCATATTTCAATGAACCACGGATTTTAAGAACAAGTTCTTTTACTGTTTTTTTAGAGTGGGTTTCAGCATATTGGTCGATTTTCTTTTGCATGACGAGATCGTCAAGGTGTTTAAGTTGAATACCACCAAAAAGGTCATCAACTATTACGAGAGTTCGTTTATAGTTAATAAAGGTGGCTTCGCGAACGTCATTTTTCTTGACCGTATG
The nucleotide sequence above comes from Streptococcus sp. 29887. Encoded proteins:
- a CDS encoding Abi family protein; the encoded protein is MEKGKSTNALMKHIRTMHGIDIGGSNHKKMLLRMGYYHGYKGYRFYQERRNLFSFSHFDEIIAVYNFDTALKDLLFSPLVSIETSIKNYILDELVSESNPTFESIYSEKLTDYHRFSGSDKTMMLNNRLNLQKNIHSSVHMNYGKNKMVTHKINSGEPIPLWVMFEIVSLGKLGDFVKQMHKEDRKEVLTNLGIYDHMDTNADHLTNHIFILNELRNGIAHNHIIFDTRFKNRRINNTLLNDLRIKFGITNISFKSIVDYLSLIIMYLKAFGYSKTELKRLTREFKRIIIDLKNVIPTSEFNRILGTDAFNKLKKIDDYI
- a CDS encoding tyrosine-type recombinase/integrase gives rise to the protein MATITKRGNSYRATVSLYKKGEYKRETKTFSNRKDAELWTLEMELEKGRGKNIAERSTLFPDFYRNWVHTVKKNDVREATFINYKRTLVIVDDLFGGIQLKHLDDLVMQKKIDQYAETHSKKTVKELVLKIRGSLKYAYARGLISNDFGHLLKAKGQEQPKRNIPLSITEFKKLRQYCLSHTEDEFNVLVALALETGARRGELLGIKKEDIFEYGIKILRSISPTNDDTQLKTKHSKRDISINEDVYQAVTKLAQTKEGYIFDWNGFKQASQLQKLLKQLGLTKTTFHGLRDTHASFLFSKDISLDYISRRLGHNSILTTQQYYLELMPEKKHQQDADALSLLNDLSL
- a CDS encoding methylase, translated to MEESLIKSKQRVQKHGEVFTPAWMVQKMLDTPGVKEACESVYKTFLEPSAGDGNFLQAILERKLEAVVRQYDKRNWKTKSLIALSSIYGIEFLEDNLEVARSRMFLCYLDWYEQAFGTRLNSKNDIYQSAHYLIHKNIVRGNTLTQQHPVTGEPIRFNEWQLVKGHPSLVRKIPFALSELLGKEVEDDRTVVEGQLSFFDIDDEFVIENESVEKADVIKEITIQKVYLLGD
- a CDS encoding Eco57I restriction-modification methylase domain-containing protein, which gives rise to MISNFEFLAIDIDTAELFRTINMAEENYTHGDYEGTLTKVRKVAENTARLVADREYLDISERATFNDVLREIRDFIPNKTIVDHFYDIKGKGNNSAHVLNPEDATKENALKSLKQVFDILAWVMLTYIEPDIKASAIGQFLEPRAQEMYTTAERKFIYIQTVNNESGLFNAFEGTQKIGEGSVSSDDIETDWSPNSDFLRTVAPKRINQYMKTSGLPYTLGWVELAYKKATKSWFHDYDVHNVLKRSGIKQAEQLEGTEWFKTDLETAKAAIKAVKEGRNYLNITAKESFIEEPVITLRPEQEAAVEQTQKVFKKKDRMLWNAKMRFGKTLTSLQLVKNEAFQKVLIMTHRPVVAHSWFDDFKKMKMSADGYDYGSVNQGETLENLKRGEKPFVYFASIQLLRYNGGQANLKDFVDVDWDLIIIDEAHEGTQTELSDTVMKELVKEHTKILELSGTPFNLLDQFDEEQVYTWDYVMEQQAKKKWELERPSEPNPYETLPKVSMYTFEMKHKERFSDESKSFNFREFFRVAEDGQLVYKQEVRQFLDNITHPDSRTNYPFSTKSYREELRHTLWLMPGVKEANAFEDLLKEHPIFGKEYKIVNVVRGASSDDGIANDADIEKVRSAIGKDPSQTKTITLTVRKLTTGVNIPEWTAVLFLSNTNSAMNYLQAAFRAQTPFSHEKLGMKTNCYVFDFAPDRALTVMAESAQINSGVGKKNTQAQKQAMARLLNFMPILGTSDNGMKTYDVDRMLTQLKKVYAEKAVRSGFEDDSLYNDNLLTLTADDASMFTKLNAIVGKTQSQKTPKKVVINENGLTTEEHEQAEKAKKKPKAKRTAEDLEVIEKQKEAKKQRKNMISILRGVSIRIPMMIYGMAVDLSKDITIQDFIKQVDDESWKEFMPKGFTKGMFSEITKYYDAEVFIEAGRIIRQRAKSFDDLDFIERAEQIAELFGTFKNPDKETVLTPWRVVNLQVSKSVGGLNFYDDNFESATDGARSNLHWVDNEITSSIYQRETKILDINSKTGLYPLHSAISLYYQRVAENDDNRFEADQVYQEILANNIYAIAKTPMAKTITERTLTGYRKYKTNVTYIESLTDTLKTDSEQGKKLVEEAFNKVKFDVVIGNPPYQNEGIGDVARDEPIYHKFMDLAYEVADKAVLITPARFLFNAGQTPKAWNQKMLADEHLKVIYFSQKSDEVFPNTDIKGGVAVTYRDTKENFGAIETFTPIEWLNDLFHLIRHKIKRSFNEYLYGRSSYKLTKLVYEENPELKGRIKQSEEKSIGSNIFDKLPEIFTDSPKNTECIRIYGRQNNERVYKWIKKTYVQEHDNLNKYKVLLPKSNGSGAIGEVLSTPLVGTPLVGTPLVGHTQTFISFGAFDTEREAENCLKYIKTDIARAMLGTLKITQDNATKEVWSNVPWFDFNDYSIIDWSKSVEEIERQLYVYFNVPESIIVELKANVRRMD
- a CDS encoding site-specific integrase gives rise to the protein MPRKRNSLKHDIFVAATKNVTNNTSRTSYKRSATRFSKWAKVNGIKKISDITEEVLQSYHDDLKNDPKQYTPATIHTYLAPIAKASGINLNRIRKQKRSSDKIVRGRIRESNEQGKKQELNSLFSRLIQFQKVVGIRRNELKNLTGSDLIEDEYGNCYVLVKRGKGGKKQMQYILPNDIEFVKQTFAGIGENEPIFSEKEMNNQINLHALRAQHARDSYFYYLKKIQANPKMRQALSQLLISKWEEGHQKLKNESQSKYERQRKNFIYDLRDEAYVLRGTNKSKALVSGMPIAYNRLALMAVSVLNLSHWRLSVTVTNYIL